Proteins encoded in a region of the Pelobates fuscus isolate aPelFus1 chromosome 11, aPelFus1.pri, whole genome shotgun sequence genome:
- the ANGPTL7 gene encoding angiopoietin-related protein 7, with protein sequence MNFNYFALTSIFIFCLGACPALTQKAQKKKIIGANGLLKAPGCCEEVKDLKVQIANLTSLLAELTKKQENDWVNVVMQVMKLEGSHKQMETRVTDVEGKYSEMNNQMDIMQLQAAQTLTQTSADAVYDCSSLFQKNYKISGVYKLPADDFLGSSELEVFCDMETQGGGWTLIQRRKVGLTSFNRDWKQYRDGFGNIRGDFWLGNEHIFRLTRRPTILRVELEDWEGRVRYAEYDQFSISNGQNSYRLFLGNYSGNAGRDSLRYHNNTSFSTKDKDNDKCLDDCAGLRKGGYWYNCCTDSNLNGIYYRNGDHTKHPDGISWYGWHGSSYSLKRVEMKIRSQDFQP encoded by the exons atgaattttaattattttgcatTGACCAGTATTTTTATATTCTGCCTTGGAGCTTGCCCTGCCCTGACGCAGAAGGCTCAGAAGAAGAAGATTATTGGTGCCAATGGACTGTTGAAGGCACCTGGTTGTTGTGAAGAGGTGAAAGACTTGAAAGTGCAGATTGCCAACCTCACCAGCCTCCTGGCAGAGCTGACCAAGAAGCAAGAGAACGACTGGGTGAACGTTGTCATGCAGGTGATGAAGCTGGAAGGAAGCCACAAGCAAATGGAGACGAGAGTGACCGACGTGGAAGGAAAGTACTCAGAGATGAACAACCAAATGGACATCATGCAACTACAAGCGGCGCAGACCTTAACACAAACCTCGGCAG ATGCAGTATATGACTGCTCTTCACTTTTCCAGAAGAATTACAAGATCTCTGGGGTCTACAAACTTCCAGCAGATGATTTCTTGGGAAGTTCAGAGCTTGAG GTGTTTTGTGACATGGAGACGCAAGGTGGAGGCTGGACGCTAATACAGAGACGAAAGGTCGGCCTGACCTCCTTTAACCGTGACTGGAAGCAGTATCGTGATGGATTCGGCAACATCCGTGGAGACTTCTGGCTCGGAAATGAGCATATCTTTCGCCTAACAAGGAGGCCAACTATTCTGAGAGTTGAGTTAGAG GATTGGGAAGGACGTGTCCGATACGCAGAATACGACCAATTCTCAATCAGTAACGGGCAAAACAGCTATCGTCTCTTCTTGGGGAATTACAGCGGCAATGCCGGCCGAGACTCCCTTCGCTACCATAACAACACCTCATTCAGCACCAAGGACAAAGATAATGACAAGTGCCTGGATGACTGCGCAGGACTGCGTAAAG GTGGATATTGGTATAACTGCTGCACTGACTCTAATCTTAATGGCATCTACTACCGCAATGGAGATCACACCAAGCACCCGGATGGGATTAGCTGGTATGGGTGGCACGGATCTTCCTACTCTTTGAAGAGAGTGGAAATGAAAATACGCTCGCAAGACTTCCAGCCCTGA